A region from the Brachyspira hampsonii genome encodes:
- a CDS encoding DnaA ATPase domain-containing protein, with the protein MKRMLKLQIADSSYCLQSYKRHLEELKKTARDGKDPYCTKCDEYGFVKHTNSEIFSARKNLVPIVCYCVSDEKSKIERKIEDLEIIIKRYNTVFNKLDNDMTLNIFAEKFNNQKLVSSIKKYLELGSMNSLYIEGESGTGKTTMLKMLWQIYAINNIKALYMKASIFEDMHKNLFNKNAQDRDLKSSIDAKIDNIKFADIIMIDDIDSVGFHYAAEGYYKLFDKIRELEKTVILTSNKSYIGLMNSLNIKTRKDNIEEIKGRLTSRLKNLNIIELEMQKYKELITA; encoded by the coding sequence ATGAAGCGTATGCTAAAATTACAAATTGCGGATAGCAGTTACTGTCTGCAAAGTTATAAAAGGCATTTAGAAGAATTGAAAAAAACTGCAAGAGATGGAAAAGATCCTTACTGCACAAAATGCGATGAATACGGATTTGTGAAACATACTAATTCAGAAATATTTTCTGCAAGAAAAAATCTAGTTCCTATTGTTTGTTATTGTGTAAGTGATGAAAAAAGTAAGATAGAAAGAAAAATAGAGGACTTAGAAATAATAATAAAAAGATATAATACTGTATTTAATAAATTAGACAATGATATGACATTAAATATTTTTGCAGAAAAGTTTAATAATCAAAAGTTAGTAAGCAGTATAAAAAAATATTTAGAGTTAGGAAGTATGAACTCACTTTATATTGAAGGAGAAAGCGGAACAGGTAAAACTACAATGCTTAAAATGTTATGGCAGATATATGCTATTAATAATATTAAAGCATTGTATATGAAGGCATCTATTTTTGAAGATATGCATAAAAACTTATTTAATAAAAATGCACAGGATAGAGATTTGAAATCAAGTATAGATGCCAAAATAGATAATATAAAATTTGCAGATATTATTATGATAGACGACATTGACAGTGTAGGTTTCCATTATGCTGCTGAAGGCTATTATAAATTATTTGATAAAATCAGAGAATTAGAAAAAACAGTGATACTAACATCAAATAAAAGCTATATAGGTTTAATGAACAGTCTAAATATTAAAACAAGAAAAGATAATATTGAGGAAATCAAAGGCAGGCTTACAAGCAGATTAAAGAACTTAAATATTATAGAACTAGAAATGCAGAAGTATAAAGAATTAATAACTGCTTAA
- a CDS encoding nucleotide modification associated domain-containing protein gives MSKEDLIINECEELKNLLIKKNKDYGNSYDKTLDEFGTQIGLVRIEDKLNRLKTLILSKEEPMVEESIIDTAIDIAGYAVLFSIYLKEKEENNNEK, from the coding sequence ATGAGTAAAGAAGATTTAATTATTAATGAATGCGAAGAGCTTAAAAACTTATTAATTAAAAAGAATAAAGATTATGGAAACAGTTATGACAAAACATTAGATGAGTTTGGAACACAGATTGGGTTAGTAAGAATAGAAGATAAATTAAACAGATTAAAAACTCTTATACTATCAAAAGAAGAGCCAATGGTTGAAGAAAGTATTATTGATACTGCAATTGATATAGCAGGATATGCAGTTCTTTTTAGCATTTACTTAAAAGAAAAAGAAGAGAATAATAATGAGAAGTGA
- a CDS encoding tyrosine-type recombinase/integrase: MASKSNNKLIAQNNNSIITEKQAELLIKQANYLNILDYMKEEQLIKQIDYETEKENFFKQCSKTKSNHTKRQYRNGLNKLEEYCKMNNKNILFIKAREADDFITEVNSSELSNLSIRALVSSCSSFFSFLERRYPFMKNPFRGTKTRPPVKNKKRLEVPTKKEIELIIKDIADPLIKVAIIFIMECGVRVGALPKLEIRNNKYYSYSKGKEISWKVTDKVIKLLKQNNLSFNCPFKNKSSEVIRNIFYRSSKRLYNQGKIKAAYSIHDIRHYFAVTLYKQTKDIELIRQALNHSSIAITGIYLKSLEVE, translated from the coding sequence ATGGCTTCTAAAAGCAATAATAAATTAATAGCACAAAACAATAATAGTATAATAACAGAAAAACAAGCGGAACTTCTCATTAAGCAAGCTAACTACTTAAATATACTTGACTATATGAAAGAAGAGCAGCTTATTAAACAGATAGATTATGAAACAGAAAAAGAAAACTTTTTTAAACAATGTTCAAAAACAAAAAGCAATCACACAAAAAGACAATATAGAAACGGACTTAATAAACTAGAGGAATACTGCAAAATGAATAACAAAAATATTTTATTTATTAAAGCAAGAGAAGCTGATGATTTTATAACTGAAGTCAATTCAAGCGAGCTTTCTAATTTAAGCATACGTGCATTAGTTTCTTCATGTTCCTCTTTCTTTTCTTTTTTAGAGAGAAGATATCCGTTTATGAAAAATCCTTTTCGAGGTACAAAAACTCGTCCGCCTGTGAAAAATAAAAAACGTTTGGAAGTACCTACTAAAAAAGAAATTGAATTAATAATTAAAGATATAGCAGATCCTCTTATAAAAGTGGCCATCATTTTTATAATGGAATGCGGAGTACGTGTTGGGGCTTTACCTAAATTAGAAATCAGAAATAATAAATATTATTCTTATTCTAAAGGAAAAGAAATAAGCTGGAAAGTTACTGACAAAGTTATTAAATTATTAAAACAGAATAATCTTTCTTTTAATTGTCCTTTCAAAAATAAAAGTTCTGAAGTGATAAGAAACATTTTTTATAGGAGTTCAAAGCGTTTGTATAATCAAGGTAAAATAAAAGCTGCCTACTCTATACATGATATAAGGCATTATTTTGCTGTTACTTTATACAAACAAACTAAAGATATAGAACTCATTAGGCAGGCATTAAATCATAGCAGTATAGCTATAACAGGAATATACTTAAAAAGTTTGGAGGTAGAATAA
- a CDS encoding DUF6290 family protein — MKKRLVVCRLNYKEYKLLKRLAKENNMSVRKYIKKLILEYIN; from the coding sequence ATGAAAAAAAGATTAGTAGTTTGCAGATTAAATTATAAAGAATATAAGCTATTAAAAAGATTAGCTAAAGAAAATAATATGAGCGTACGTAAGTATATTAAAAAACTTATTTTAGAATATATTAATTAA
- a CDS encoding single-stranded DNA-binding protein — MADHNIVTLIGRLTADPQRKYTQGGMEIAEFSIANNYYVITKNTTEVNYFDIVAFGKLAETVSKYLIKGKQVLICGTLRQERWQDKNTNTTKSKVRIIMQSMQMLADKKEADNNVSQTNNQEYDEEVPF; from the coding sequence ATGGCAGATCATAACATTGTAACATTAATAGGAAGGCTAACCGCTGACCCGCAGCGTAAGTATACACAAGGAGGAATGGAAATTGCTGAGTTCTCTATAGCAAACAATTATTATGTAATTACAAAAAACACTACAGAAGTAAATTATTTTGATATAGTAGCTTTTGGAAAATTAGCAGAAACAGTAAGTAAATATCTTATAAAAGGAAAGCAAGTTTTAATATGCGGAACACTAAGGCAGGAAAGATGGCAGGATAAAAATACAAACACTACTAAATCTAAAGTTAGAATAATTATGCAGTCAATGCAGATGCTTGCTGATAAAAAAGAAGCTGATAATAATGTATCACAAACCAATAATCAGGAATATGATGAGGAGGTACCGTTTTAA
- a CDS encoding HNH endonuclease signature motif containing protein, whose translation MRSDEKAYKRYKSKKWRAFRESFLKENPLCKNFEECHNFAEHVDHIKRIESEDDPLFYDKSNLQALCKRCHSRKTAKEDGAFGNKKKDY comes from the coding sequence ATGAGAAGTGATGAAAAAGCATATAAAAGATACAAAAGCAAAAAATGGCGTGCTTTTAGAGAAAGTTTTTTGAAAGAAAATCCGCTTTGCAAAAACTTTGAGGAATGCCATAACTTTGCTGAACATGTGGACCATATAAAAAGAATAGAAAGCGAAGATGATCCTCTATTTTATGACAAAAGTAATCTGCAGGCTTTATGCAAAAGGTGTCATAGCAGAAAAACAGCAAAAGAAGATGGAGCTTTTGGAAATAAAAAAAAAGATTATTAA
- a CDS encoding group-specific protein — MIIYQIGSISFGIFSVICIFISITSKNDIAKAFYLLCFFLSNIAALLCDIVIKLN, encoded by the coding sequence ATGATAATTTATCAAATAGGTTCTATAAGTTTTGGAATATTTAGTGTTATATGTATTTTTATTAGTATAACATCAAAAAATGATATAGCTAAGGCGTTCTATTTACTTTGTTTCTTTTTATCAAATATTGCTGCTTTACTTTGTGATATAGTAATAAAATTAAATTAG